The Lusitaniella coriacea LEGE 07157 DNA window CTAAGTACAGGACAAAAAATGTAGTGCTTGAAGAAACTCAGAATGTTTCAAGTCTAAATCGTTAACGATAGAGCGTAAATGATCGAAGCCATAGCGAAAAATACTCTTAGCTCGTCGTCCGTGATTCTTAATCTTGAGAGGTTTGCGCTGGTGTAACCATACCCCGGTCTTCATCGCCCAGCATAATGCCAAAGTAAGGAGAGCGACTAACTTACTTAATCGCTCTTGCTTGACAAAGTGGGTAGATTCAAGACAAAAGCCCTTAGTCTTAAAGAACCCAAATAAGGTTTCGATACCCCATCGTTGAGCGTAGTCAGCAATGATAGTAGCAGGGGCATCATCAGAAACAACCACCAATAACTTCCCATCTTCAAGACGCAATCCGGCGACATAAACTAAATGCCCCCAAAGACAACGGCGACCTGAGAGAACCTGTTGCTGACCCACTTTCAAATGGGCGAAGAGGACTGAGGCACTCAAGGACTTTTGCCCATCACTGAGACAATCACTTTGACGAATTCGGATGCGAAAAGGAAAAATCGGTTCACACAGGAGAA harbors:
- a CDS encoding IS4 family transposase, encoding MNQVNLLRQTLKPYLGWHGARLSFLSLFLIALFRAKTVNLAELATSFRSHAETESSYKRLQRFFRHFDLDYPQIAQVVVALMGIPQPWVLSVDRTEWSFGQIRFNILMLGVVHDGVAYPLVWQMLGKKGNSNTGERINLLSRFREIFPEAQVAYLSADREFVGSEWLNFLLCEPIFPFRIRIRQSDCLSDGQKSLSASVLFAHLKVGQQQVLSGRRCLWGHLVYVAGLRLEDGKLLVVVSDDAPATIIADYAQRWGIETLFGFFKTKGFCLESTHFVKQERLSKLVALLTLALCWAMKTGVWLHQRKPLKIKNHGRRAKSIFRYGFDHLRSIVNDLDLKHSEFLQALHFLSCT